The stretch of DNA CATCGTGATTTAAAAACAACTCCTAcattcaacaacaaataattcaattaaaatatataaaaatgaaatttaaagatgaataatatattacctGAAAGTATGGACTACACGCTGATAAAATCATTTTGTGAGCTTTGATGAAACGCCCTTCACAAGACAATGTAACATCAACAAATGATTCAGATGAATAATGTTCAATAAAcatctaaataaatttaaaaaacaaaacaaatatatcaatcaattatcatcatgtaatacgtgtttttatttcatcattaataaattaattaatgattgataatattgataattattacctGAAGTACATTTGAGACATGATTATTCCATCTGAGATTAAACAGCCCCATTTTTTAACGtcactattattaaatttaataaaataattcagcctctaaaaataaaacaaatgagtAAGAGTTAATTAAtatgtaaacaaataaattgagagAATGATGCTgcttattttttgtattattagtAAGACGCCATTGGTTGAATGTCAAACAATGTGTCAAAATAACATAACGATCAAATATatctatcattaataataacattaaaacttaattaataacattattatatttatttataaataacaattaattatattatttatttacctgttTATTCACTTgttcgtttttattttcacacagGTTATTTAACAATGCATTATTTCTTACTGTTGTTTttctcttgttttttatttttattttttttttacgtgacAACAATGTGTGTGAGAGATCgatgagagagaaagagagagagagattcAGCCATATTTAAAACGGGAATTCAAATAAATGGCGggaaatttcaattgttttacaGAGTTAAAAGtagatttattgttttttattataaaaattaattatttttacaatttatatgtattaatctgaataaaaaaattttcaagatatatttttgtatattttcattaacataatttgttttttttttttattcaacaattgatCGTCGACGAATGTTGATCCAAATACCAGAAGAAGCAGTAAGAATATTTGCAGTTggatcatatttaatttttaaattcattttatcacttggaaatatttcataattttgtaatattgtCACAAGACCAGCTTTAATTTGTGCAAATGCAAATTTTATTCCAATGCAAATTCTTGGTCCTTCACCAAATGGTAAAAATGTACAATTATCACGcagctttttattttcaaatctaTCTGGATTAAATGTCGATGGATTTGGATATATATTTGGATCATGATGAATAGCATGAATTGGTATGAGTACCTTGATGCCTTTTTCAATGACAACATCAGTGCCAGGTATTTTATAAGGCTTGTTACAAATACGAGGAGTTACTCCAACTGGTGTATGCATCCTTAGTGtctctaaaaaaaatacaaatgaaaaatacattaatcaataaatcaatcgaaaaaaaaaaacaataacaaaacagtaaataatacgttatataatttataattttaaaataatattttgtaatatttatctGTCGATTTATTTAGTTCAAACACCGATTGGAATCATTTATAAAACAGTCAGACCAAGATTATTTTATCACTTGATAACTTATCGAAAGTATTGACCAATTgataaccaatttttttacacgttttattttgattattaaagacAATTGATAATCGACAATTACCACGAATAACACAATCGAGATATTCCATTTCTAAAATTGCCTGGTACGTCATTGATCCATGCTTGGCAATGACATCATCAATTTCATTGACTAATCGTTGTTgaatttttggattttttgatatttcatacATGGCAAAGCtcattgttgttgatgatgtctCATatctattgaaatattattaataaattattataaatgtttttaaaaaatatagctagaCATCTTGACTTTAcccagctaaaaaaaatatataggctTGTGCTGCAATCATTTCTTCATTGATAGCTGAAACAATGATAAGAGTATActtgattaaatataatttgagcTAGATGATAGTTATTGGACTTACTGATATCTGGATTCTTTGGGTCATTGATCTCGCTACTCTGTTCATCACTATCTCCAatatcttcttttattttttccttattttttagCTGGATCAATAGTTGCATCATATCATGACGATATAAGTTGTTTGTTTCTctgtgttttattatttccttgacaattttcataaaataatttgtcacAATTAATGGtgtcattgtaatttttaaacgaCTAAATACCCAAGGCATGTACCATCtgattattcttttaaaactTATAGACATCGATGGATCCAATACGTGTTTacatatttttcgaaattcagaatctatattttgaattgaatttGTTTCAAGACCAAAACAACATGAACTTATAACATCTGTTGCAAATTTTGCTGATAAATCACGAAATTCAACAGCCTCATTATTGTCagcatatttttcaacaaatttctgttaaaacagaaaaaaacataattcatatttaaaaataaaattgttttttaattataaattagttataccttgtatttatttgatgacTCAATAATAAGATCAaacattttatgaatttttgatgatgtaAAAGCTGGTGAGAGCTTTGTTCTTAATACTCGCCATCTGGGTCCACTTAAGTTAACAATATTTGCACAAAGTGGATCATTACTTTCATTCATGACAATTCCACGACctggaaaaatttaattaaatattatttttaacttattattaaataatattattggaatgaaaaaatttgttatgacAAAATGACTTTGTCTGACAAACACGCTGATCTTTGGTCACACTTGGTATTTAGCTGTtgatatgcatttttttttaatgtcaccATTGATACTTTATCCATTATCATAACgttcaaaaattgaaatgacaATATGTACTTGCTGGATTTATAATagcatcaataaaattaccGATAATTTTAAcagttaaaaatgaattttctcaAAGTATATTCACTTGCTGATAACGCTGGATATATTGATatgattatgaatttttatatgaatagtTATAACAGAGCTGGACCATGGCTTCTTGGTGATTATACTGGATATAAAATTGcaggaaaaaataatgaaccaTCGGCTAAATCTATCAAGTGGTTTGGATGATTTttggatcaagaaaaaatgatgaaataaaaataacaacaactcCATCAACAGTAGAAATTCAAAATAGTAACGAAgcaattcaacaaaataaattttcaaataataatcgaaattATTCTAATGTattaatacgaaaaaaaaataaaaattaatatttgttttatctaCACTATAAtgttaagaaaattaaaaaaataataataagcatttattgttatttaaaatgtaactttggttgataaaaatagattggttgataaaaataaattgctgaTAAAATGAatctgtttgttttttttataaatttgtcatgatttgataaaaaaaaaaaatttgtattaccTTGAAAATGTGAGAAGTCTTTGATTAAAACTTGCTTGATAAGATCTGGATCTCTTAATAAAAGTACCGGGCTTCTCATTTCATATATACCAACAAACGGTGATCCATCATAAGcttgataaatattcatcaaacTTTCACCAATTGTCAGCTTCAACAGAGTTGGATCTTTTGTATTGCCAAAGAGAAGACATGGCTTTGGTCCTGGTACAcgtttatttttccaataattataattacaaattaaataataataaacgacTAAACAAAATCCAACTAAAATAACACTAAGCATTATTAAAAcacaaaaacaattgaatattatatatttaataataaattaagtcTCAGTATTTATTGAATACGTCGACTCGATTGATCAGACTGTACTTGACTGTgaatatttcatcaacaatttttcttgcaattagaaaaaatacggAACGTAAAAATTACTTTCATTTTGTACATATCACCTTTCTTTAAAAGAAAGTTGAACTTGTTTTcttgcgaaaaaaaattaaaaaaataaaaaaaaaattcaatttcgcTATATCATGATTcgtatgatgatgattattttaattttcatattattttatcattgcaAAATAACACTTTAAAGATATGATATCTTTTGCATGTGTACTTTTACACTCGTGGCAAGCTCCGTTAATTTATGATGGGTAAACATGACCAATCAAATCAATtccttgaaatttaaaaagattcaaagacaaaataaataaccaattgtaacaaaaaaaaaatataatatatttttaaattaataaagacattattttattgataaatttatttaaagaaaaacttttaataaaatatatttttcataagaaACAATCTTTGATTGATCAGTCCAGTATTCCCCTtctcgaataaataaattccattGACTGATTGTGATTTAAAAATCACTCTTATCTTGTATCATCATCTTGTCATCTATAAAATTGTCCAAGTCATGTTCATTTGTGTTATTCGTTGAGAAAATGGATTCGTGGATGTTTCGGTTGTTCTTGGTATCCCTGATAAATTTTGTTGCGTGTAAAAATGATACTTCATCATCAAgcaatattgaatataataaattaataaatacaattaatttcatcaagccacaaaatttattaaactcaatgataaatagtgaaataaataataaaataacaattaacaatacaaagtgtaatattcatttaaaaaaattatcaaatgatacaCGAAAATTTGAATCATGGGCATTGAAAATGTTggattcatcatcaaaaataccaTCTGGTATTTTAAAAGgtaatttaaaagatttaGGAATGTGGGATGAGTgtcattcaattaaaattcaaaaagatgATGAATCAATACAAGGTAGACATTGCATGTATACTGTCAATGTACGAGAACAAAATACAGGTGCATCAATTTttgtatcattatcaatatgtcTACCTGATACATGTGAAGCAGGTATGATAAAAGAATCATTGTCATCTTTAACTGACATGGTACCACGTGAATTACAGATAACACCAACAGTGACAAGTGTCAAATGTTCCCAAATTGATTCAGAACCTTGGAGTGTTGGTGCAATCATAGTAATcatttgttttgttgtttttttaataattctaattattataaca from Aphidius gifuensis isolate YNYX2018 linkage group LG4, ASM1490517v1, whole genome shotgun sequence encodes:
- the LOC122855525 gene encoding cytochrome P450 6k1-like — protein: MLSVILVGFCLVVYYYLICNYNYWKNKRVPGPKPCLLFGNTKDPTLLKLTIGESLMNIYQAYDGSPFVGIYEMRSPVLLLRDPDLIKQVLIKDFSHFQGRGIVMNESNDPLCANIVNLSGPRWRVLRTKLSPAFTSSKIHKMFDLIIESSNKYKKFVEKYADNNEAVEFRDLSAKFATDVISSCCFGLETNSIQNIDSEFRKICKHVLDPSMSISFKRIIRWYMPWVFSRLKITMTPLIVTNYFMKIVKEIIKHRETNNLYRHDMMQLLIQLKNKEKIKEDIGDSDEQSSEINDPKNPDITINEEMIAAQAYIFFLAGYETSSTTMSFAMYEISKNPKIQQRLVNEIDDVIAKHGSMTYQAILEMEYLDCVIRETLRMHTPVGVTPRICNKPYKIPGTDVVIEKGIKVLIPIHAIHHDPNIYPNPSTFNPDRFENKKLRDNCTFLPFGEGPRICIGIKFAFAQIKAGLVTILQNYEIFPSDKMNLKIKYDPTANILTASSGIWINIRRRSIVE